A section of the Clostridium sp. TW13 genome encodes:
- a CDS encoding LytTR family DNA-binding domain-containing protein — protein MKIVIEDVKEGQEDEIIIRCNRLDESLLQMIYGVKMQQKKLVGISDGQMHMIDANDVYYFEAVDNKIFIYCEKRVFESKLKLYEIEEEYSNTDFFRATKSTIINLAKIQKLSPAFNGRFEVLLNNKERVIISRQFVPELKKKLGL, from the coding sequence ATGAAAATAGTCATAGAAGATGTAAAAGAAGGACAAGAAGATGAGATTATAATTCGCTGTAATAGATTAGATGAGTCTTTGCTACAAATGATTTATGGTGTGAAAATGCAGCAAAAGAAGTTGGTTGGAATAAGTGATGGTCAAATGCATATGATAGATGCAAATGATGTATATTATTTCGAAGCTGTGGATAATAAGATTTTTATTTATTGTGAAAAAAGAGTATTTGAATCTAAGTTAAAACTTTATGAAATTGAAGAAGAGTATAGTAATACTGATTTTTTTAGGGCCACTAAATCAACAATCATTAATTTAGCCAAGATTCAAAAATTAAGTCCTGCATTTAATGGGAGATTTGAAGTACTTCTTAATAATAAAGAAAGGGTAATAATCTCAAGACAGTTTGTACCAGAATTGAAGAAAAAATTAGGTCTGTAG
- a CDS encoding AAA family ATPase, which yields MEVKVLAEKIKTNVQKVIIGKDTVINIITTSLIAGGHVLLEDVPGTGKTVLARSLAKSINCDFKRVQFTPDLMPSDLTGINYYNQKEGEFTLRKGPVFTNILLADEINRATPRTQSSLLECMEEKQVSIDGTTYKLDSPFFVIASQNPVESQGTFPLPEAQLDRFLIKINMGHPTLEEGKQIFKRFIEDDPLEELQSVCGKEEIIEARKVCRKIFVSDDVQEFILKIVEATLHDDNIILGVSPRGSLAMLKAAQVYAAINGRDFVTPDDVITLAPYVFGHRLIVKNALKIKGNFSCEEIVRQIVRTVEVPTESWGKERN from the coding sequence ATGGAAGTAAAAGTATTAGCTGAAAAAATTAAAACAAATGTACAAAAGGTTATTATAGGAAAGGATACAGTTATTAATATTATAACTACATCACTAATTGCAGGTGGACATGTTCTACTTGAAGATGTGCCAGGTACAGGTAAAACAGTATTGGCGAGAAGTTTAGCTAAATCAATAAATTGTGATTTCAAAAGAGTACAATTTACACCTGATTTGATGCCTTCTGATTTAACTGGTATAAACTACTACAATCAAAAAGAAGGAGAATTTACATTAAGAAAAGGACCAGTTTTTACAAACATACTATTAGCAGATGAAATTAATAGAGCAACTCCAAGAACTCAATCAAGTTTATTAGAGTGTATGGAAGAAAAACAAGTTTCTATAGATGGGACAACCTATAAGTTAGATAGTCCATTCTTTGTAATTGCATCTCAAAACCCTGTAGAATCTCAGGGAACTTTCCCATTGCCTGAAGCACAATTGGATAGATTTTTAATTAAAATAAACATGGGACATCCAACTTTAGAAGAAGGAAAGCAAATCTTCAAACGTTTTATTGAGGATGATCCGCTAGAAGAATTACAAAGTGTATGTGGCAAAGAAGAAATAATTGAAGCAAGAAAAGTGTGCAGAAAGATTTTTGTCAGCGATGATGTTCAAGAATTTATATTAAAGATAGTTGAAGCTACTTTGCATGATGATAATATAATTTTAGGCGTAAGTCCAAGAGGATCTCTTGCTATGCTTAAGGCAGCTCAAGTGTATGCAGCAATAAATGGAAGGGATTTTGTAACTCCTGATGATGTTATAACTTTAGCACCATATGTATTTGGACATAGACTTATAGTAAAGAATGCACTAAAAATTAAAGGAAATTTTAGTTGTGAAGAGATAGTTAGACAAATAGTTAGAACAGTTGAAGTACCAACAGAGTCTTGGGGTAAAGAAAGAAATTAG
- a CDS encoding DUF3021 domain-containing protein, whose translation MKKTFKEFVVLFCTINTGVMFATAIYISLFEKEASLHVSILWQMLLVTFLTSLSDLLYYSKKELSKKQAIIRTCIQFILVSTIVIVCAYLFDWIDPTKPLYYIVSLIVLIIIVYILVKIISYKKDMKMAEKLNEKIAEYNRIKKNN comes from the coding sequence ATGAAAAAAACATTTAAAGAGTTTGTTGTTTTATTTTGCACTATAAATACAGGTGTTATGTTTGCAACTGCAATCTATATATCATTATTTGAAAAAGAAGCATCTTTGCATGTAAGCATTTTGTGGCAAATGTTATTGGTTACATTCCTTACATCTCTATCGGATTTATTATATTATTCAAAGAAAGAACTTAGTAAAAAACAAGCTATTATTAGGACATGCATTCAATTTATTTTAGTAAGTACTATAGTAATAGTATGTGCATATCTATTTGATTGGATAGATCCAACTAAACCGTTGTATTATATAGTATCTCTTATAGTTCTCATAATCATAGTGTATATTTTAGTTAAAATTATTTCATATAAGAAGGATATGAAGATGGCTGAAAAGTTAAATGAGAAGATAGCAGAATACAATAGAATTAAAAAAAACAACTAA